The following are from one region of the Stanieria cyanosphaera PCC 7437 genome:
- the nadB gene encoding L-aspartate oxidase yields MKDFFFDVVVIGSGAAGLYAALCLPEEYRVALVTKDELKTGASDWAQGGIAAAINPDDSPLLHLEDTLKAGAGLCDRTAVQFLVENAASSIQSLVAMGVAFDRHNNHLAMTLEAAHSRPRVLHAADTTGRAIVSTLTEQVLQRANIEVFAQAFALSLWLHPDTGDCQGISLLHQGEINWLQAAAVVLATGGGGQVFAHTTNPTVSTGDGVALAWRSGAILRDLEFVQFHPTALSKPGAPRFLISEAVRGEGAHLIDSQGKRFAFDYHPDGELAPRDVVSRAIFTHLQKTNQTNVYLDLRPIPVERIRYRFPNIIRVCQKWGVDLFQEPIPVTPAAHYWMGGIAVDTMNQTSIPGLYAIGETASTGVHGANRLASNSLLECLVYAAQLSKLVINHTTPLPKSEVLKVIEEDWQGQCNVVVTIREKLPDLVWQSAGICRTQEIMTSAIALIESWRTQLASLSFNQYVEKLSPCDRVKLISPNAEQQLRLYTETLNLLDIAYLILKSAIFRTESRGGHYRDDYPEPDAHWQVHTMVQQDSWYTASLD; encoded by the coding sequence TTGAAGGACTTTTTTTTTGATGTTGTTGTCATAGGTTCTGGTGCTGCTGGACTATACGCTGCCTTATGTTTGCCAGAAGAATATCGAGTGGCTTTGGTTACCAAAGATGAGCTTAAAACGGGAGCAAGTGATTGGGCGCAGGGAGGTATTGCAGCAGCAATTAATCCTGATGATTCTCCATTATTACATCTAGAAGATACTCTCAAAGCAGGAGCAGGTTTATGCGATCGCACTGCAGTACAATTTTTAGTAGAAAATGCTGCTAGTTCGATTCAATCTTTAGTAGCAATGGGAGTGGCTTTTGATCGCCACAACAATCATTTGGCAATGACTTTAGAAGCTGCTCATTCTCGTCCTCGTGTACTTCACGCTGCTGATACTACAGGAAGAGCGATCGTTAGTACTTTAACTGAACAAGTTTTACAAAGAGCTAATATTGAAGTTTTTGCTCAAGCTTTTGCCCTCAGTTTATGGCTTCATCCCGATACTGGTGATTGTCAAGGAATTAGTCTACTTCATCAAGGAGAAATTAACTGGTTACAAGCAGCAGCCGTAGTTCTTGCTACTGGTGGTGGGGGTCAAGTTTTTGCTCATACAACTAATCCGACAGTTAGTACGGGAGATGGAGTTGCTTTAGCTTGGCGTAGTGGTGCAATTTTACGAGATTTGGAATTTGTGCAATTTCATCCTACTGCTTTAAGCAAACCAGGCGCACCGCGTTTTTTAATTAGTGAGGCAGTCAGAGGAGAAGGAGCGCATTTAATTGATTCGCAAGGAAAACGATTTGCTTTTGATTATCATCCTGATGGTGAATTAGCACCTAGGGATGTAGTTAGTAGGGCAATTTTTACTCACTTGCAAAAGACTAATCAAACCAATGTTTATTTGGATTTAAGACCAATTCCCGTCGAAAGAATTCGCTATCGTTTTCCGAATATTATTCGTGTCTGTCAAAAATGGGGAGTTGATTTGTTTCAAGAACCAATTCCTGTAACGCCTGCTGCTCATTATTGGATGGGTGGAATTGCTGTTGATACAATGAATCAAACTTCTATCCCTGGTTTATATGCGATCGGAGAAACAGCTAGTACGGGTGTACATGGTGCAAATCGTTTAGCGAGTAATTCATTACTAGAATGTCTTGTTTATGCAGCCCAATTGTCAAAACTGGTAATTAATCACACAACACCCTTACCAAAAAGTGAGGTACTCAAAGTGATTGAAGAAGATTGGCAAGGGCAATGTAACGTAGTAGTTACTATTAGAGAAAAACTACCTGATTTAGTTTGGCAAAGTGCAGGCATCTGTCGCACACAGGAGATTATGACAAGTGCGATCGCTCTAATTGAATCATGGCGCACTCAATTAGCTTCTCTTTCTTTCAATCAATATGTTGAAAAATTATCTCCTTGCGATCGAGTTAAATTGATTTCTCCTAATGCCGAACAACAATTGCGTCTGTATACTGAAACCTTAAATTTGCTTGATATCGCTTATTTAATCTTGAAAAGTGCCATATTTCGGACTGAAAGCCGAGGTGGACATTATCGTGATGATTATCCTGAGCCTGACGCTCATTGGCAGGTACATACAATGGTACAGCAAGATAGTTGGTACACTGCTTCACTCGATTAA
- the rplT gene encoding 50S ribosomal protein L20 produces MTRVKRGNVARKRRKKILKLAKGFRGSHSRLFRTANQQVMKALRNAYRDRRKRKRDFRRLWITRINAAARQHGMSYSQLTGNLKKANIGLNRKMLAQLAMVDPQAFSKVVDLAKQA; encoded by the coding sequence ATGACCAGAGTTAAAAGGGGTAATGTCGCCCGCAAACGTCGCAAAAAAATTCTTAAACTAGCTAAAGGATTTCGCGGTTCTCATTCAAGATTATTCCGCACAGCTAATCAGCAGGTAATGAAGGCATTGCGGAATGCTTATCGCGACCGCCGCAAACGTAAAAGAGATTTCCGCCGTCTTTGGATTACTAGAATTAATGCTGCTGCGCGTCAACATGGCATGAGTTACAGTCAACTAACAGGTAACCTAAAAAAAGCAAATATTGGTTTGAATCGCAAAATGCTAGCACAATTAGCAATGGTCGATCCTCAAGCTTTTAGTAAAGTAGTAGACTTAGCCAAACAGGCATAA
- the psbU gene encoding photosystem II complex extrinsic protein PsbU translates to MKRLIGILVTLCVIVTSWGVTGVAQAQALNLSSVNLQSSSILAVRRNIADDKLSEIQGKLDLNNSDVRDFRGLRGFYPTLASKIIKNAPYEKVEDVLSIPGLSESQKERLQANLDNFVVTKMSEAFNEGDDRFNPGVY, encoded by the coding sequence ATGAAGAGATTGATAGGCATTTTAGTTACTTTGTGTGTCATAGTAACTTCTTGGGGCGTGACAGGAGTTGCTCAAGCTCAGGCTTTAAATTTAAGCTCCGTTAATTTGCAATCATCGTCTATTTTGGCAGTTCGTCGTAATATTGCTGACGATAAATTAAGCGAAATCCAAGGAAAATTAGACTTAAATAACAGTGATGTTCGGGATTTTCGAGGACTACGTGGATTTTATCCTACCCTAGCTTCTAAAATTATTAAAAACGCCCCTTATGAAAAAGTAGAGGATGTTTTATCAATTCCTGGTTTAAGCGAAAGTCAAAAAGAAAGACTCCAAGCTAATTTAGATAACTTTGTTGTTACTAAAATGTCTGAGGCTTTCAATGAGGGAGATGATCGTTTCAATCCTGGAGTTTACTAA
- a CDS encoding glycosyltransferase family protein, with amino-acid sequence MRKLYFLVPGTTKKFGGGGLWAELKILQLAQQICSAEIVTYRQREESSLFLEDLLKNEHLNDCIFVVSWGFDVPKLIKKLKPLPIIYHAHSAGYGFDLPSNIPIIAVSRNTMGYWGQKSPNSLIYYLPNQIDPGFTNFNQPRDIDVLVQTRKSSQYLLEQLIPALQQHFQVKVLDGYVEDLVGLFNRTKIYLYDSAEYWVVNGVTEGFGLPPLEALVCGCQVFSSVNSALADYLDPSFNCYKIAGYALEFDLNRIMSVLNSSEKFQLSESFFEQYRAENILKRLEVILTEVNYFFDHEQKYQTQIAGLSLWRIQQRWSQKTLQKIGKKLSFKK; translated from the coding sequence ATGAGAAAATTATACTTTCTTGTCCCAGGCACAACTAAAAAATTCGGTGGTGGCGGACTATGGGCAGAGCTAAAAATTTTGCAACTAGCTCAACAAATTTGCTCGGCAGAAATTGTTACTTATCGTCAACGAGAAGAATCATCTTTATTTTTGGAAGATTTACTCAAAAATGAGCATTTAAATGATTGTATTTTTGTAGTTAGTTGGGGTTTTGACGTACCAAAATTAATTAAAAAACTGAAACCATTACCTATTATTTATCATGCTCATAGTGCAGGTTATGGTTTTGATTTACCTTCAAATATTCCAATTATTGCCGTTAGTCGTAACACAATGGGTTATTGGGGACAAAAATCTCCTAATTCTTTAATTTATTATTTACCTAATCAAATCGATCCAGGTTTTACTAATTTTAATCAGCCTAGAGATATTGATGTTTTGGTGCAAACCCGCAAGTCTTCTCAATATTTACTTGAACAATTAATTCCTGCTTTACAACAACATTTTCAGGTTAAAGTTTTAGATGGTTATGTTGAAGATTTAGTCGGATTATTTAATCGCACAAAAATTTATCTTTATGATTCGGCTGAATACTGGGTAGTAAATGGTGTAACTGAAGGTTTTGGTTTACCGCCTTTGGAAGCTTTGGTTTGTGGATGTCAGGTCTTTTCTAGTGTTAATAGTGCGTTAGCCGATTATCTCGATCCCAGTTTTAATTGTTATAAAATTGCTGGTTATGCTTTAGAATTTGACCTTAATCGAATTATGTCAGTTTTAAATTCTTCAGAAAAATTTCAATTATCAGAATCATTTTTTGAACAATATAGAGCAGAAAATATTCTGAAAAGATTAGAGGTAATTTTGACAGAAGTTAATTACTTTTTTGATCATGAGCAAAAGTATCAAACTCAGATTGCAGGATTAAGTTTGTGGCGAATTCAACAACGATGGAGTCAGAAAACTTTGCAGAAAATCGGTAAAAAATTGTCTTTTAAAAAATAA
- a CDS encoding DUF29 family protein, producing the protein MIWKSSIREHRRRIERLFSDSPSLKNYLPEIITTCYLAAKKQASDETGLSVVAFPEKCPFSIAECLDEYFLAD; encoded by the coding sequence ATTATTTGGAAATCTAGTATTAGAGAACATCGACGCAGAATTGAAAGATTATTCTCTGATAGTCCTAGTCTCAAAAATTACTTACCAGAAATAATTACTACTTGTTATTTAGCTGCTAAAAAACAAGCTAGTGATGAAACAGGATTGTCTGTAGTGGCTTTTCCTGAAAAATGTCCTTTTTCTATAGCGGAATGTCTTGATGAATATTTTTTAGCTGATTAA
- a CDS encoding endo-1,4-beta-xylanase yields MITRRIFLNYSTIAAISYSLTINSCSKVSNPPNNTLSNIAKMNQRLYGSAINSSYMNDVTYLQLIKDNCNIITPEWEMKWAELEPTPGEFNTYNLDKIIDFAVTNNLKVRGHTLFWDTSHPKHRSFPPSVQEFSDMYEQVMRRYEQKNVIFCWDVINEVLIDPQMNPSDTTDNPDWSLLKGVTPELLRDIVQVVNRRSPNLETYINDFNIEQAGDKQDKFLKLGQYLAQNTNLTGLGIQSHLIFSKENPFQIDEFEDLLKKIKDIGLKPVITELDVIMYPPFPNSIEEIDHIIGDLYQKYCETAINNGVDTIVTWGITDKFSYIYDFTQQQREQTRPHPFDSHMNPKKARDAIAEALSMPIK; encoded by the coding sequence ATGATTACCCGACGTATTTTTCTAAATTATTCCACAATTGCTGCTATATCATACAGTTTGACAATTAATAGTTGTTCTAAAGTTTCTAACCCTCCCAATAATACTCTTAGTAATATTGCAAAAATGAATCAGCGTCTTTATGGTTCAGCGATCAATAGCAGCTATATGAATGATGTAACGTATTTGCAACTAATAAAAGACAACTGCAACATTATCACTCCAGAATGGGAAATGAAATGGGCAGAATTAGAACCAACTCCTGGTGAGTTTAATACATATAATCTTGATAAAATTATCGATTTTGCTGTTACCAATAACCTTAAAGTGCGCGGACACACTCTTTTTTGGGATACTTCTCATCCTAAACACCGCAGTTTTCCTCCCAGCGTACAAGAATTTAGCGATATGTACGAGCAAGTGATGAGAAGATACGAACAAAAAAACGTTATCTTTTGCTGGGATGTGATTAACGAAGTTCTAATCGATCCACAAATGAATCCTAGCGATACTACAGATAATCCAGATTGGAGTTTATTGAAAGGTGTCACACCAGAATTACTTAGGGATATTGTCCAGGTTGTTAATCGCAGATCGCCGAATTTGGAAACTTATATTAATGATTTTAATATTGAACAAGCAGGTGACAAACAAGATAAATTTTTAAAATTAGGTCAATATTTGGCACAAAATACCAACTTAACAGGGTTAGGTATACAATCTCATCTCATTTTTTCTAAAGAGAATCCCTTTCAGATTGACGAATTTGAAGATTTATTAAAAAAAATCAAAGATATTGGACTAAAACCAGTCATTACTGAACTTGACGTGATTATGTATCCACCATTTCCGAATTCTATTGAGGAAATTGACCATATAATAGGTGATTTGTATCAAAAATACTGTGAAACTGCTATCAATAATGGTGTAGATACAATTGTTACCTGGGGAATAACAGATAAATTTTCCTACATATATGATTTTACACAACAGCAACGAGAACAAACGCGCCCACACCCATTTGATAGTCATATGAATCCCAAAAAAGCTCGAGATGCAATAGCAGAAGCTTTATCAATGCCAATCAAATGA
- a CDS encoding double zinc ribbon domain-containing protein has product MLYKIYMFSFIKKIARKLIRKSTYIHHESLNKVSLVILILIDIFVLFNVFSGLNNISQWIFNPSEEIPCFSTIENYYTATNKESFALKAATIENLINHNNFSHFNNQNKLGKVSKLCDNYLRLEKEINTPDNIEIKADIEQIRTEISNLNQEIQTLQSQYDSTLLEKIAGQTPQNSINQTTADQIKSEIDTKTNQISNKKQQILQKQTRLIQVPAADAYLKLLNNTSEYKQIKKAYQSAQFWYPNKQLLLQTLFLLPLIIGAYFWHKNATIKNQGLQALLSWHLLLIFCIPLLIKVFEFIQFGNLIRIAIESIVTLLGGLLFVSNYVLILIIPLLGFGLIKFLQRFVFNQRIQAKKRIEKIRCINCNSQLRLNDRFCHYCGFNQYTNCPNCNQKTYKLTNFCRVCGHQLEQN; this is encoded by the coding sequence ATGCTTTATAAAATATATATGTTCTCTTTTATTAAAAAAATTGCCCGAAAGTTAATTCGTAAATCTACTTATATTCATCATGAATCGCTTAACAAAGTTAGTCTTGTTATTCTCATCTTAATCGATATTTTTGTTCTGTTTAATGTCTTTAGTGGCTTGAATAATATTTCTCAATGGATATTTAATCCATCAGAAGAAATTCCTTGTTTTTCGACTATTGAAAATTATTACACAGCAACAAACAAAGAAAGTTTTGCTTTAAAAGCAGCAACAATTGAAAATTTAATTAACCATAATAATTTTTCTCATTTTAATAATCAAAATAAATTGGGAAAAGTTTCCAAATTATGTGACAATTATTTGCGTTTAGAAAAAGAGATCAATACTCCAGATAACATCGAAATTAAAGCAGATATTGAGCAGATTAGAACAGAGATTTCTAATCTAAATCAAGAAATTCAAACTCTACAAAGTCAGTACGATTCAACCTTACTTGAAAAAATAGCGGGTCAAACTCCTCAAAACTCTATCAATCAAACAACCGCAGACCAAATAAAATCTGAGATTGATACTAAAACAAATCAAATTAGCAACAAGAAACAACAAATCTTACAGAAGCAAACAAGATTAATTCAAGTTCCTGCTGCCGATGCTTATCTTAAACTTCTCAATAATACTTCAGAATACAAACAAATCAAAAAAGCTTATCAATCTGCTCAGTTTTGGTATCCTAACAAACAATTACTTTTACAAACTTTATTTCTTTTACCATTAATTATCGGGGCTTACTTTTGGCACAAAAATGCAACTATAAAAAATCAAGGCTTACAAGCACTACTGAGTTGGCATTTACTCTTAATTTTTTGCATTCCTTTATTAATTAAAGTTTTTGAATTTATTCAGTTTGGCAATCTTATTAGGATAGCGATTGAATCGATTGTTACCCTGTTGGGTGGATTATTATTTGTTTCTAACTATGTATTAATTTTAATTATCCCTTTGTTGGGTTTTGGCTTAATTAAATTTTTGCAACGATTTGTTTTTAATCAACGAATTCAAGCTAAAAAAAGAATCGAAAAAATTCGTTGTATTAATTGTAATTCTCAACTACGTCTAAATGATCGCTTTTGTCACTATTGCGGTTTCAATCAGTATACCAATTGTCCTAATTGCAACCAAAAAACTTATAAATTAACTAATTTTTGTCGTGTTTGTGGTCATCAACTCGAACAAAATTAA
- the rpmI gene encoding 50S ribosomal protein L35, with protein MPKLKTRKAAAKRFRPTGSGKKIFRRKAFKNHLLQPKSKERTRRRLSNIALVDEADEKNVRLMMPYM; from the coding sequence ATGCCTAAGTTAAAAACTCGCAAGGCTGCTGCCAAGCGTTTTCGTCCTACTGGTAGCGGTAAAAAAATTTTTAGACGGAAAGCTTTTAAAAATCACTTGTTACAACCTAAAAGCAAAGAACGTACTCGTCGCCGTCTTTCTAACATTGCTTTAGTTGATGAGGCTGATGAAAAAAATGTACGTTTGATGATGCCTTATATGTAA
- a CDS encoding sensor histidine kinase: MNEIDDLKEELKQTQLAYQMAAQMSQFKAGFLARTSHELRSPLSSLIGLHQLILSDLCDSPEEQKEFISQAYKSALKLMKLIDEIVSVAKTEYGTNQLHLESLQLAEVFHSVYNLTHLQAANRNLQLEIQPCDSSCYVLADRARLIQALVNLIDSGISLMNEGKITVVSNCEPKFNEIKLEINFDCPAQLWQKNNEINPAVNNLSRDEIKKLIQEINLSPGMRLLLSQTLVETMNGRLEFLDLSQEITQINLILSTTS, translated from the coding sequence ATGAACGAAATTGACGACTTGAAAGAAGAACTCAAACAAACTCAGCTAGCTTATCAAATGGCAGCACAAATGAGTCAGTTTAAAGCGGGTTTTTTAGCTCGGACTTCTCATGAATTACGTTCTCCTTTGAGTAGTTTAATCGGTCTTCATCAATTAATTTTGTCGGATTTGTGTGACAGTCCAGAAGAGCAAAAAGAGTTTATTTCTCAAGCATATAAATCTGCTTTAAAGCTTATGAAATTAATCGATGAAATTGTTAGTGTTGCTAAAACAGAATACGGCACTAATCAACTTCATTTGGAATCTCTTCAATTAGCCGAAGTTTTTCATAGTGTATATAATTTAACTCATTTACAAGCTGCTAATCGTAATCTGCAATTAGAAATCCAGCCCTGTGACTCTTCTTGTTATGTACTTGCCGATCGCGCTCGTTTAATTCAAGCACTTGTTAATTTAATTGACAGTGGAATTTCTTTAATGAATGAAGGAAAAATTACTGTTGTTAGTAATTGTGAGCCTAAATTTAATGAAATCAAGCTTGAAATAAACTTTGATTGTCCTGCTCAACTTTGGCAAAAAAATAATGAGATAAATCCAGCAGTCAATAATTTAAGTAGAGATGAGATTAAGAAATTAATTCAAGAAATTAATCTATCTCCAGGAATGAGATTATTATTATCTCAAACTTTAGTTGAAACTATGAATGGGCGTTTAGAATTTCTGGATTTATCCCAGGAAATTACCCAAATAAATCTTATTTTGTCAACAACCTCTTAA
- a CDS encoding iron uptake porin, with protein MLNILCKIPTITLTVIVVSFTLFTEAKAFEQPANQDFSSNVIRANQRNAEKDSLRIIENYNDEHSMDQVTNVNQLRDVSSTDWAYEALRSLVDRYGCIVGYPNQTYRGNQALSRYEFAAGLNACLNQIERLLADSQTMSQEELNTILRLMQEFQEELAILKGRTDGIQARIGELELTQFSTTTKLAGEVIFGLGSVLAGEADQVAVLGNRTRLELETSFTGKDLLFTRLSTGNFPSFAEETGTFAGDLAFAEPADNDLGLEVLFYNFPLGDKTNIILGPAGIAADDIANTVSVLDGDAASGAISAFGTRNPIYLPPGDAGLGIIHRLADTLELSAGYLASPANEATQGNGLLNGPFSALGQITFTPSESLTIAATYVHGYNQSDTETGSNLANIQSLTEDLFGQAVPTVSNSYSLQFSYSISTRLIVGGWGTLSKVTTLDSLAEQLNRGTQDVWNWAATLALPDLGKEGNLAGIIVGMEPWVTDSSIEGIGDDADTSLHVEAFYQYMLTDHIAITPGVVWVSAPDNNQDNDDLVIGTIRTTFSF; from the coding sequence ATGTTAAATATATTATGCAAAATTCCAACCATTACTTTAACTGTAATTGTTGTTTCTTTTACTTTATTTACAGAAGCTAAAGCTTTTGAACAACCAGCTAATCAAGACTTCAGTTCAAATGTTATAAGAGCAAATCAAAGAAATGCGGAGAAAGATAGTTTAAGAATTATAGAAAACTATAATGATGAGCATTCAATGGATCAAGTTACAAATGTCAACCAACTACGAGATGTTTCTTCTACAGATTGGGCTTATGAAGCATTAAGAAGTTTAGTAGACCGTTACGGTTGTATTGTAGGTTATCCCAATCAAACTTATCGGGGCAATCAAGCTTTGTCTCGTTACGAATTTGCAGCAGGATTAAATGCTTGTTTAAATCAAATTGAACGTTTGCTTGCTGATAGCCAAACTATGTCGCAAGAAGAGCTAAACACCATTTTACGGTTAATGCAAGAATTTCAAGAAGAATTAGCTATTTTAAAGGGAAGAACTGATGGAATACAAGCTAGAATTGGCGAGTTAGAATTGACTCAATTCTCCACCACCACCAAACTAGCAGGAGAAGTAATCTTTGGGTTAGGTAGCGTCTTGGCAGGAGAGGCAGATCAAGTAGCCGTCTTAGGCAATCGTACCCGCCTCGAACTAGAAACCAGCTTCACAGGAAAAGACTTACTCTTTACCCGTCTTTCCACAGGCAACTTTCCCTCCTTTGCCGAAGAAACTGGCACCTTCGCAGGAGACTTAGCCTTTGCCGAACCCGCCGATAATGATTTGGGTTTAGAAGTACTCTTTTATAACTTTCCTCTGGGAGACAAGACTAATATAATTTTAGGTCCAGCAGGAATCGCAGCCGATGACATTGCCAATACCGTGAGTGTCCTCGATGGCGATGCTGCTTCTGGAGCAATTTCTGCTTTTGGCACTCGCAACCCGATTTATTTACCTCCAGGAGATGCTGGGTTGGGAATTATTCATCGTTTAGCAGATACATTAGAACTAAGTGCTGGTTATTTAGCTTCTCCTGCTAATGAGGCAACTCAAGGAAATGGATTATTGAATGGCCCTTTTTCAGCCCTGGGACAAATTACTTTTACTCCTAGTGAAAGTTTAACCATTGCTGCTACCTATGTGCATGGTTATAACCAAAGCGATACCGAAACAGGTAGTAATCTAGCTAACATCCAATCTTTAACTGAAGATTTATTTGGGCAAGCTGTACCCACAGTGAGTAATTCCTATAGCTTACAATTTTCCTATAGTATAAGCACGCGCCTGATTGTCGGTGGTTGGGGTACGTTGAGTAAAGTTACCACTCTTGATTCTTTAGCAGAACAATTGAACCGAGGTACACAGGATGTGTGGAATTGGGCAGCGACTTTAGCATTGCCTGATTTAGGTAAAGAAGGGAATTTAGCAGGAATCATTGTAGGGATGGAACCGTGGGTAACTGATTCAAGTATTGAAGGGATTGGAGATGATGCGGATACTTCCTTACACGTTGAAGCGTTTTATCAGTACATGCTGACGGATCATATTGCGATTACTCCTGGGGTGGTGTGGGTTTCTGCCCCTGATAATAATCAGGATAATGATGATCTAGTTATTGGTACTATTCGCACTACTTTTAGTTTTTAA
- the ftsH gene encoding ATP-dependent zinc metalloprotease FtsH, which produces MNRNNPAEVDCNHQSNQSTVVVNQPKHRSAAWKKLAAGWMILQTVLLTTPALGQENKNTLSYSQFLQQLEQGQIDKVQLDETTNRAKVTLKGQTADEPAKTVILFNQNQDQNLIPKIRANNAELEIDNSADRTAAVGILLNLFIVFLLLAGLVMIIRRSASASGQAFNFGKSRARFQMEAKTGIQFGDVAGIEEAKEELQEIVTFLKQPEKFTAIGAKIPRGMLLVGPPGTGKTLLAKAIAGEAGVPFFSISGSEFVEMFVGVGASRVRDLFRKAKENAPCLIFIDEIDAVGRQRGAGIGGGNDEREQTLNQLLTEMDGFEGNAGIIVIAATNRPDVLDSALLRPGRFDRQVMVDYPDFEGRLGILEVHARNKKVAPEISLDAIARRTPGFSGADLANLLNEAAILTARRRKDAITMLEINDAIDRVVAGMEGASLVDSKAKRLIAYHEVGHALVATLIPDHDPLEKVTLIPRGQAKGLTWFTPDEEQGLITKNQILAMITSTLGGRAAEEIIFGDSEITTGASNDLEKVTSLARQMVTKFGMSDLGPLALEGQEQPVFLGGDSMKRSEYSKVTEYQIDDQIRSILIHAYEKAKNIIRQNRSTVDRIVDILIEQETITGDEFRQLVAKFSASDSSKLVASS; this is translated from the coding sequence ATGAACAGAAATAATCCAGCCGAGGTAGATTGTAACCATCAATCAAATCAATCTACTGTAGTAGTAAATCAACCGAAACATCGTTCTGCTGCTTGGAAAAAACTTGCTGCTGGTTGGATGATTCTACAAACTGTTCTTTTGACAACACCAGCTTTGGGACAAGAAAATAAAAACACCCTTAGCTACAGTCAGTTTTTGCAACAACTTGAACAAGGACAAATTGACAAAGTTCAATTAGATGAAACTACGAATCGGGCAAAAGTTACTCTCAAAGGTCAAACTGCAGACGAACCTGCCAAAACTGTAATTTTATTCAATCAAAATCAAGACCAAAACTTAATTCCTAAAATTCGAGCCAATAATGCAGAATTAGAAATTGATAACTCTGCCGATCGCACGGCTGCGGTTGGTATTCTTCTCAATCTCTTCATTGTTTTTTTGTTGCTAGCAGGATTAGTGATGATTATTCGTCGTTCTGCTTCTGCTTCTGGTCAAGCTTTTAATTTTGGCAAATCTCGCGCTCGATTTCAAATGGAAGCGAAAACAGGAATCCAATTTGGAGATGTAGCTGGAATTGAAGAAGCTAAAGAAGAATTGCAAGAAATTGTTACTTTTCTCAAACAACCAGAAAAATTTACTGCCATAGGCGCAAAAATACCAAGAGGAATGTTATTAGTAGGCCCTCCTGGTACAGGAAAGACTTTGTTAGCTAAAGCGATCGCAGGAGAAGCTGGAGTTCCTTTCTTTAGCATCTCTGGTTCGGAATTTGTCGAAATGTTTGTTGGTGTCGGTGCATCTCGTGTCCGCGATTTGTTTAGGAAAGCGAAGGAAAATGCACCTTGTTTAATTTTTATCGATGAAATTGATGCAGTAGGTCGTCAAAGAGGTGCAGGCATTGGTGGTGGTAACGATGAGAGAGAACAAACTCTTAATCAATTACTAACTGAAATGGATGGTTTTGAAGGCAATGCAGGTATTATTGTCATTGCTGCTACCAACCGTCCCGATGTCCTAGATTCAGCCTTACTTCGTCCTGGTCGTTTTGACCGTCAAGTAATGGTAGACTATCCCGATTTTGAAGGTAGATTAGGGATTTTAGAAGTTCACGCTCGTAATAAAAAAGTCGCTCCAGAAATTTCTTTAGATGCGATCGCTCGTCGAACTCCTGGTTTCTCTGGTGCAGATTTAGCCAACCTCCTCAATGAAGCTGCTATTCTGACGGCAAGAAGACGCAAAGATGCCATTACCATGTTAGAAATCAATGATGCCATTGATCGGGTAGTAGCAGGTATGGAAGGTGCATCTTTAGTAGATAGTAAAGCGAAACGTTTAATTGCTTATCATGAGGTTGGTCATGCTTTGGTTGCTACTCTCATTCCCGACCACGATCCTTTAGAAAAAGTTACGTTGATTCCTCGCGGACAAGCAAAGGGTTTGACTTGGTTTACTCCTGATGAAGAACAAGGTTTAATCACCAAAAACCAAATTTTAGCAATGATAACTTCTACTTTGGGAGGTAGAGCAGCAGAAGAAATTATTTTCGGTGATAGCGAAATTACCACAGGTGCAAGTAATGACCTGGAAAAAGTTACTTCTTTAGCAAGGCAAATGGTAACTAAATTTGGAATGTCGGATCTTGGTCCTCTTGCTTTAGAAGGACAAGAACAACCAGTGTTTTTGGGAGGAGATTCGATGAAACGCTCAGAATATTCTAAGGTTACAGAATACCAAATCGATGATCAAATCCGCTCAATCCTGATTCATGCTTATGAAAAAGCCAAAAATATCATTCGTCAAAATCGCTCTACCGTTGATCGCATTGTTGATATTTTGATCGAGCAAGAAACCATCACTGGAGACGAATTTCGTCAGTTAGTAGCCAAATTTTCAGCCTCCGATAGCTCTAAATTAGTTGCTTCTTCATAG